A single window of Sulfurovum sp. UBA12169 DNA harbors:
- a CDS encoding aspartate aminotransferase, with protein sequence MLSKRIKSLSPSLTIAVASLARDLKAQGKDILSFSAGEPDFETPLLIKEEAIKAINEGFTRYTAVAGIPELLKAVSGKLKRENGLDYAPSDIIVSNGAKQSLFNLFQATIDPGDEVIIPSPYWVTYPELVIYSEGVPVIVETDEKSGFKMTAEQLKAVITPRTKMVVLTSPSNPTGSVYSKSELEALAEVLKGTNIIVASDEMYEKLLYGIDFVAAASISEDMYQRTVTINGLSKSVAMTGWRFGYLATPNKELIAAMDKLQSQSTSNINSVTQKAAIVALTGQVDEEIETMRKAFENRAEEAVRLFNEIDGLSVLKPQGAFYLFVNIKDISNDSITFCKELLQATGVAVVPGIGFGSEGYFRFSFATDITTIREGIRRIEKFVKQKRSV encoded by the coding sequence ATGCTATCTAAACGCATCAAATCATTATCGCCTTCATTGACCATCGCTGTTGCTTCACTTGCAAGGGATCTTAAAGCCCAAGGCAAAGATATTTTAAGTTTTTCGGCGGGAGAGCCGGATTTTGAAACCCCTTTGCTCATCAAAGAAGAAGCGATCAAGGCGATCAATGAAGGGTTTACGCGATATACCGCCGTAGCAGGCATTCCGGAGCTCTTAAAGGCAGTAAGCGGTAAACTAAAAAGAGAAAACGGATTAGACTATGCCCCTTCTGATATTATTGTCAGCAATGGAGCCAAACAGTCTTTATTTAATTTATTTCAGGCCACAATTGATCCCGGAGATGAAGTGATCATTCCTTCCCCTTATTGGGTGACCTATCCTGAACTTGTAATCTATTCAGAAGGTGTTCCTGTTATTGTTGAAACTGATGAAAAAAGCGGATTTAAAATGACTGCAGAGCAATTGAAAGCTGTGATTACCCCTCGGACCAAAATGGTCGTCTTAACTTCACCATCCAACCCTACAGGTTCGGTTTATTCAAAATCAGAACTTGAAGCTCTGGCGGAAGTTCTCAAGGGTACAAATATTATCGTAGCGAGCGATGAAATGTATGAAAAATTGCTTTACGGTATTGACTTTGTGGCTGCTGCAAGTATCAGTGAAGATATGTACCAAAGAACCGTTACCATCAATGGTCTGAGCAAATCAGTTGCGATGACGGGTTGGCGCTTTGGATACCTTGCGACTCCCAACAAAGAGCTTATTGCTGCTATGGACAAACTGCAAAGCCAAAGCACATCCAATATCAATTCTGTCACGCAAAAAGCAGCCATTGTTGCACTTACCGGTCAGGTAGATGAGGAGATTGAAACTATGAGAAAAGCCTTTGAAAACAGAGCGGAAGAGGCAGTAAGGCTTTTCAATGAAATTGACGGTCTTTCCGTACTAAAACCACAAGGTGCATTTTATCTTTTTGTCAACATCAAAGATATTTCCAACGATTCCATTACGTTCTGCAAAGAGTTATTGCAAGCTACGGGTGTCGCTGTGGTTCCGGGGATCGGGTTTGGAAGCGAAGGCTATTTTAGATTTTCATTTGCTACAGACATAACAACCATTCGTGAAGGCATCCGCCGCATAGAAAAATTTGTTAAACAGAAACGGTCTGTATAG